Proteins encoded by one window of Acinonyx jubatus isolate Ajub_Pintada_27869175 chromosome X, VMU_Ajub_asm_v1.0, whole genome shotgun sequence:
- the USP51 gene encoding ubiquitin carboxyl-terminal hydrolase 51 isoform X4, protein MEKEAVGEAKMCSGQGAEEVKLEPLQERKPASEENLTWSDIGGDKEVLPSTPPRCYSSSSPLCPRRKPRPRPQPRVRARALPGPSAPPQPPAHPPPQLLTRPQSWRRSRRRSRPGSRPQKLQSCSPDLGGSADRGGLGDWLLEVEFDQGPTGCSHVESFKVAKNWRKNLRLIYQRFVWSGTPETRKRGLQSDVTCQACHSVSTTIDPCWDISLDLPGSCATFSSQSPEGADSTVSRDDHIPGIPSLTDCLQWFTRPEYLGSSAKIKCSSCQSYQESTKQLTMKKLPIVACFHLKRFEHVGKQRRKINTFISFPLELDMTPFLASTKDSGMKEDQPPTDCTPNENKYSLFAVINHHGTLESGHYTSFIRQQKDQWFSCDDAIITKATIEDLLYSEGYLLFYHKQGLEKE, encoded by the exons ATGGAGAAGGAGGCGGTGGGGGAGGCAAAGATGTGTTCAGGCCAGGGAGCTGAGGAGGTGAAGCTGGAGCCTTTACAAGAGCGTAAGCCTGCTTCGGAGGAGAACTTGACGTGGAGTGACATCGGCGGCGATAAGGAGGTGCTCCCTTCAACCCCACCTCGCTGTTACAGCAGCTCTTCGCCCCTTTGCCCGCGCCGCAAGCCCCGCCCTCGGCCCCAGCCCCGGGTCCGGGCCCGAGCCCTGCCCGGGCCCTcggccccaccccagcctccagcccaTCCTCCCCCTCAGCTTCTGACCCGGCCCCAGTCCTGGCGCAGATCGCGGCGTAGATCCCGGCCTGGGTCTAGGCCCCAGAAGCTGCAAAGCTGTTCTCCTGACCTAGGTGGCTCTGCGGATCGAGGTGGCCTAGGGGACTGGTTGCTGGAGGTGGAGTTTGATCAGGGTCCTACAGGCTGCTCTCATGTGGAGAGCTTTAAAGTGGCTAAGAACTGGAGGAAGAACCTGCGGTTGATCTACCAGCGTTTCGTTTGGAGTGGGACCCCAGAAACTAGGAAAC GTGGCTTGCAGTCAGATGTCACATGTCAAGCTTGCCATAGTGTCTCTACCACAATAGACCCATGCTGGGACATCAGTTTGGACTTGCCTGGCTCTTGTGCCACATTCAGTTCCCAGAGTCCAGAGGGAGCTGACAGCACAGTGAGTAGGGATGACCACATACCAGGTATTCCCTCACTCACAGATTGCCTACAGTGGTTTACAAGGCCAGAGTACCTAGGAAGCAGTGCCAAAATCAAATGCAGTAGTTGCCAAAGCTATCAGGAATCTACCAAACAACTCACGATGAAGAAATTACCTATCGTGGCCTGTTTTCATCTCAAGCGATTTGAACATGTAGGTAAACAGAGGCGAAAGATTAATACTTTTATCTCCTTTCCCTTGGAGCTGGATATGACTCCATTTTTGGCCTCCACTAAGGACAGCGGAATGAAGGAAGACCAGCCACCAACAGATTGTACACCCAATGAGAATAAGTATTCCTTGTTTGCAGTGATTAATCACCATGGAACTTTGGAAAGTGGACACTATACCAGCTTTATCCGGCAACAAAAGGACCAATGGTTTAGCTGTGATGATGCCATCATCACCAAGGCTACCATTGAGGACTTACTCTACAGTGAAGGGTATTTACTGTTCTATCACAAACAGGGTctagagaaagaatag
- the USP51 gene encoding ubiquitin carboxyl-terminal hydrolase 51 isoform X2, giving the protein MEKEAVGEAKMCSGQGAEEVKLEPLQERKPASEENLTWSDIGGDKEVLPSTPPRCYSSSSPLCPRRKPRPRPQPRVRARALPGPSAPPQPPAHPPPQLLTRPQSWRRSRRRSRPGSRPQKLQSCSPDLGGSADRGGLGDWLLEVEFDQGPTGCSHVESFKVAKNWRKNLRLIYQRFVWSGTPETRKHVSQQQCMTSGVEEKHSTCESKEQEPKLVKPKKKRRKKSVCTVGLRGLINLGNTCFMNCIVQALTHIPLLKDFFLSDKHKCVMTSPSLCLVCEMSSLFHAMYSGSRTPHIPYKLLHLIWIHAEHLAGYRQQDAHEFLIAILDVLHRHSKDDSVGQEANNPNCCNCIIDQIFTGGLQSDVTCQACHSVSTTIDPCWDISLDLPGSCATFSSQSPEGADSTVSRDDHIPGIPSLTDCLQWFTRPEYLGSSAKIKCSSCQSYQESTKQLTMKKLPIVACFHLKRFEHVGKQRRKINTFISFPLELDMTPFLASTKDSGMKEDQPPTDCTPNENKYSLFAVINHHGTLESGHYTSFIRQQKDQWFSCDDAIITKATIEDLLYSEGYLLFYHKQGLEKE; this is encoded by the exons ATGGAGAAGGAGGCGGTGGGGGAGGCAAAGATGTGTTCAGGCCAGGGAGCTGAGGAGGTGAAGCTGGAGCCTTTACAAGAGCGTAAGCCTGCTTCGGAGGAGAACTTGACGTGGAGTGACATCGGCGGCGATAAGGAGGTGCTCCCTTCAACCCCACCTCGCTGTTACAGCAGCTCTTCGCCCCTTTGCCCGCGCCGCAAGCCCCGCCCTCGGCCCCAGCCCCGGGTCCGGGCCCGAGCCCTGCCCGGGCCCTcggccccaccccagcctccagcccaTCCTCCCCCTCAGCTTCTGACCCGGCCCCAGTCCTGGCGCAGATCGCGGCGTAGATCCCGGCCTGGGTCTAGGCCCCAGAAGCTGCAAAGCTGTTCTCCTGACCTAGGTGGCTCTGCGGATCGAGGTGGCCTAGGGGACTGGTTGCTGGAGGTGGAGTTTGATCAGGGTCCTACAGGCTGCTCTCATGTGGAGAGCTTTAAAGTGGCTAAGAACTGGAGGAAGAACCTGCGGTTGATCTACCAGCGTTTCGTTTGGAGTGGGACCCCAGAAACTAGGAAAC ATGTTTCTCAACAACAGTGTATGACATCAGGTGTTGAAGAGAAACATTCAACCTGTGAGTCAAAGGAACAGGAGCCAAAATTGGTGAAAcccaagaaaaagaggaggaaaaagtcaGTCTGTACTGTAGGCCTCAGAGGGCTAATCAATCTTGGGAACACGTGCTTTATGAATTGTATTGTCCAGGCACTTACCCATATTCCTTTATTgaaagatttctttctctctgacaaGCATAAATGTGTAATGACAAGCCCCAGCTTGTGTCTTGTCTGtgaaatgtcttctctttttcatgCAATGTACTCTGGGAGCCGAACTCCTCACATTCCTTATAAGTTATTGCATCTAATATGGATTCATGCAGAACACTTAGCAGGATATAGGCAGCAGGATGCCCATGAGTTCCTTATCGCAATATTAGATGTGCTGCATAGACACAGCAAAGATGATAGTGTTGGGCAGGAGGCCAATAACCCCAACTGCTGTAACTGCATCATAGACCAAATCTTTACAGGTGGCTTGCAGTCAGATGTCACATGTCAAGCTTGCCATAGTGTCTCTACCACAATAGACCCATGCTGGGACATCAGTTTGGACTTGCCTGGCTCTTGTGCCACATTCAGTTCCCAGAGTCCAGAGGGAGCTGACAGCACAGTGAGTAGGGATGACCACATACCAGGTATTCCCTCACTCACAGATTGCCTACAGTGGTTTACAAGGCCAGAGTACCTAGGAAGCAGTGCCAAAATCAAATGCAGTAGTTGCCAAAGCTATCAGGAATCTACCAAACAACTCACGATGAAGAAATTACCTATCGTGGCCTGTTTTCATCTCAAGCGATTTGAACATGTAGGTAAACAGAGGCGAAAGATTAATACTTTTATCTCCTTTCCCTTGGAGCTGGATATGACTCCATTTTTGGCCTCCACTAAGGACAGCGGAATGAAGGAAGACCAGCCACCAACAGATTGTACACCCAATGAGAATAAGTATTCCTTGTTTGCAGTGATTAATCACCATGGAACTTTGGAAAGTGGACACTATACCAGCTTTATCCGGCAACAAAAGGACCAATGGTTTAGCTGTGATGATGCCATCATCACCAAGGCTACCATTGAGGACTTACTCTACAGTGAAGGGTATTTACTGTTCTATCACAAACAGGGTctagagaaagaatag
- the USP51 gene encoding ubiquitin carboxyl-terminal hydrolase 51 isoform X3, with translation MNRLHSCLSCVFFGCFTEKHIHKHAETKQHNLAVDLYHGVIYCFMCKDYVYDKDIEQIAKETKEKILKLLTSISTDVSQQQCMTSGVEEKHSTCESKEQEPKLVKPKKKRRKKSVCTVGLRGLINLGNTCFMNCIVQALTHIPLLKDFFLSDKHKCVMTSPSLCLVCEMSSLFHAMYSGSRTPHIPYKLLHLIWIHAEHLAGYRQQDAHEFLIAILDVLHRHSKDDSVGQEANNPNCCNCIIDQIFTGGLQSDVTCQACHSVSTTIDPCWDISLDLPGSCATFSSQSPEGADSTVSRDDHIPGIPSLTDCLQWFTRPEYLGSSAKIKCSSCQSYQESTKQLTMKKLPIVACFHLKRFEHVGKQRRKINTFISFPLELDMTPFLASTKDSGMKEDQPPTDCTPNENKYSLFAVINHHGTLESGHYTSFIRQQKDQWFSCDDAIITKATIEDLLYSEGYLLFYHKQGLEKE, from the coding sequence ATGAACAGACTCCACTCTTGTCTCTCCTGTGTCTTTTTTGGCTGCTTTACTGAGAAACATATTCACAAACATGCAGAAACAAAACAGCATAATTTAGCTGTAGACCTCTATCATGGGGTTATATATTGCTTTATGTGTAAGGATTATGTATATGACAAAGACATAGAGCAGATtgccaaagaaacaaaagagaaaattctgaaattacTAACTTCCATCTCAACAGATGTTTCTCAACAACAGTGTATGACATCAGGTGTTGAAGAGAAACATTCAACCTGTGAGTCAAAGGAACAGGAGCCAAAATTGGTGAAAcccaagaaaaagaggaggaaaaagtcaGTCTGTACTGTAGGCCTCAGAGGGCTAATCAATCTTGGGAACACGTGCTTTATGAATTGTATTGTCCAGGCACTTACCCATATTCCTTTATTgaaagatttctttctctctgacaaGCATAAATGTGTAATGACAAGCCCCAGCTTGTGTCTTGTCTGtgaaatgtcttctctttttcatgCAATGTACTCTGGGAGCCGAACTCCTCACATTCCTTATAAGTTATTGCATCTAATATGGATTCATGCAGAACACTTAGCAGGATATAGGCAGCAGGATGCCCATGAGTTCCTTATCGCAATATTAGATGTGCTGCATAGACACAGCAAAGATGATAGTGTTGGGCAGGAGGCCAATAACCCCAACTGCTGTAACTGCATCATAGACCAAATCTTTACAGGTGGCTTGCAGTCAGATGTCACATGTCAAGCTTGCCATAGTGTCTCTACCACAATAGACCCATGCTGGGACATCAGTTTGGACTTGCCTGGCTCTTGTGCCACATTCAGTTCCCAGAGTCCAGAGGGAGCTGACAGCACAGTGAGTAGGGATGACCACATACCAGGTATTCCCTCACTCACAGATTGCCTACAGTGGTTTACAAGGCCAGAGTACCTAGGAAGCAGTGCCAAAATCAAATGCAGTAGTTGCCAAAGCTATCAGGAATCTACCAAACAACTCACGATGAAGAAATTACCTATCGTGGCCTGTTTTCATCTCAAGCGATTTGAACATGTAGGTAAACAGAGGCGAAAGATTAATACTTTTATCTCCTTTCCCTTGGAGCTGGATATGACTCCATTTTTGGCCTCCACTAAGGACAGCGGAATGAAGGAAGACCAGCCACCAACAGATTGTACACCCAATGAGAATAAGTATTCCTTGTTTGCAGTGATTAATCACCATGGAACTTTGGAAAGTGGACACTATACCAGCTTTATCCGGCAACAAAAGGACCAATGGTTTAGCTGTGATGATGCCATCATCACCAAGGCTACCATTGAGGACTTACTCTACAGTGAAGGGTATTTACTGTTCTATCACAAACAGGGTctagagaaagaatag
- the USP51 gene encoding ubiquitin carboxyl-terminal hydrolase 51 isoform X1, protein MEKEAVGEAKMCSGQGAEEVKLEPLQERKPASEENLTWSDIGGDKEVLPSTPPRCYSSSSPLCPRRKPRPRPQPRVRARALPGPSAPPQPPAHPPPQLLTRPQSWRRSRRRSRPGSRPQKLQSCSPDLGGSADRGGLGDWLLEVEFDQGPTGCSHVESFKVAKNWRKNLRLIYQRFVWSGTPETRKRKAKSCFCHVCSTHMNRLHSCLSCVFFGCFTEKHIHKHAETKQHNLAVDLYHGVIYCFMCKDYVYDKDIEQIAKETKEKILKLLTSISTDVSQQQCMTSGVEEKHSTCESKEQEPKLVKPKKKRRKKSVCTVGLRGLINLGNTCFMNCIVQALTHIPLLKDFFLSDKHKCVMTSPSLCLVCEMSSLFHAMYSGSRTPHIPYKLLHLIWIHAEHLAGYRQQDAHEFLIAILDVLHRHSKDDSVGQEANNPNCCNCIIDQIFTGGLQSDVTCQACHSVSTTIDPCWDISLDLPGSCATFSSQSPEGADSTVSRDDHIPGIPSLTDCLQWFTRPEYLGSSAKIKCSSCQSYQESTKQLTMKKLPIVACFHLKRFEHVGKQRRKINTFISFPLELDMTPFLASTKDSGMKEDQPPTDCTPNENKYSLFAVINHHGTLESGHYTSFIRQQKDQWFSCDDAIITKATIEDLLYSEGYLLFYHKQGLEKE, encoded by the coding sequence ATGGAGAAGGAGGCGGTGGGGGAGGCAAAGATGTGTTCAGGCCAGGGAGCTGAGGAGGTGAAGCTGGAGCCTTTACAAGAGCGTAAGCCTGCTTCGGAGGAGAACTTGACGTGGAGTGACATCGGCGGCGATAAGGAGGTGCTCCCTTCAACCCCACCTCGCTGTTACAGCAGCTCTTCGCCCCTTTGCCCGCGCCGCAAGCCCCGCCCTCGGCCCCAGCCCCGGGTCCGGGCCCGAGCCCTGCCCGGGCCCTcggccccaccccagcctccagcccaTCCTCCCCCTCAGCTTCTGACCCGGCCCCAGTCCTGGCGCAGATCGCGGCGTAGATCCCGGCCTGGGTCTAGGCCCCAGAAGCTGCAAAGCTGTTCTCCTGACCTAGGTGGCTCTGCGGATCGAGGTGGCCTAGGGGACTGGTTGCTGGAGGTGGAGTTTGATCAGGGTCCTACAGGCTGCTCTCATGTGGAGAGCTTTAAAGTGGCTAAGAACTGGAGGAAGAACCTGCGGTTGATCTACCAGCGTTTCGTTTGGAGTGGGACCCCAGAAACTAGGAAACGTAAGGCAAAGTCGTGCTTCTGTCATGTATGTAGTACCCATATGAACAGACTCCACTCTTGTCTCTCCTGTGTCTTTTTTGGCTGCTTTACTGAGAAACATATTCACAAACATGCAGAAACAAAACAGCATAATTTAGCTGTAGACCTCTATCATGGGGTTATATATTGCTTTATGTGTAAGGATTATGTATATGACAAAGACATAGAGCAGATtgccaaagaaacaaaagagaaaattctgaaattacTAACTTCCATCTCAACAGATGTTTCTCAACAACAGTGTATGACATCAGGTGTTGAAGAGAAACATTCAACCTGTGAGTCAAAGGAACAGGAGCCAAAATTGGTGAAAcccaagaaaaagaggaggaaaaagtcaGTCTGTACTGTAGGCCTCAGAGGGCTAATCAATCTTGGGAACACGTGCTTTATGAATTGTATTGTCCAGGCACTTACCCATATTCCTTTATTgaaagatttctttctctctgacaaGCATAAATGTGTAATGACAAGCCCCAGCTTGTGTCTTGTCTGtgaaatgtcttctctttttcatgCAATGTACTCTGGGAGCCGAACTCCTCACATTCCTTATAAGTTATTGCATCTAATATGGATTCATGCAGAACACTTAGCAGGATATAGGCAGCAGGATGCCCATGAGTTCCTTATCGCAATATTAGATGTGCTGCATAGACACAGCAAAGATGATAGTGTTGGGCAGGAGGCCAATAACCCCAACTGCTGTAACTGCATCATAGACCAAATCTTTACAGGTGGCTTGCAGTCAGATGTCACATGTCAAGCTTGCCATAGTGTCTCTACCACAATAGACCCATGCTGGGACATCAGTTTGGACTTGCCTGGCTCTTGTGCCACATTCAGTTCCCAGAGTCCAGAGGGAGCTGACAGCACAGTGAGTAGGGATGACCACATACCAGGTATTCCCTCACTCACAGATTGCCTACAGTGGTTTACAAGGCCAGAGTACCTAGGAAGCAGTGCCAAAATCAAATGCAGTAGTTGCCAAAGCTATCAGGAATCTACCAAACAACTCACGATGAAGAAATTACCTATCGTGGCCTGTTTTCATCTCAAGCGATTTGAACATGTAGGTAAACAGAGGCGAAAGATTAATACTTTTATCTCCTTTCCCTTGGAGCTGGATATGACTCCATTTTTGGCCTCCACTAAGGACAGCGGAATGAAGGAAGACCAGCCACCAACAGATTGTACACCCAATGAGAATAAGTATTCCTTGTTTGCAGTGATTAATCACCATGGAACTTTGGAAAGTGGACACTATACCAGCTTTATCCGGCAACAAAAGGACCAATGGTTTAGCTGTGATGATGCCATCATCACCAAGGCTACCATTGAGGACTTACTCTACAGTGAAGGGTATTTACTGTTCTATCACAAACAGGGTctagagaaagaatag